In Micromonospora purpureochromogenes, a single window of DNA contains:
- a CDS encoding DUF47 domain-containing protein has translation MKFSFRPTEGAFYELFTRAAQNLVKGTELLNELALPGVDVQSVSERLTEVEHDSDQITHELYKKINSTFITPFDREDIYRLGSLLDDVMDHLEAVGDLLYLYGLTALPSLPRELHEMVSVLDQQAKLTADAMPRLKSMKDLEDYWIECNRLENEGDRINRQLLVRLFSGEYDALTVLKMKEVADELEAACDAFEHVANTVETIAVKES, from the coding sequence GTGAAGTTTTCCTTCCGTCCCACCGAGGGCGCCTTCTACGAGCTCTTCACCAGGGCCGCGCAGAACCTGGTGAAGGGCACCGAACTGCTGAACGAGCTGGCCCTGCCCGGCGTCGACGTCCAGTCGGTGAGCGAGCGGCTGACCGAGGTCGAGCACGACAGCGACCAGATCACCCACGAGCTGTACAAGAAGATCAACTCGACGTTCATCACGCCGTTCGACCGGGAGGACATCTACCGGCTCGGGTCGCTGCTCGACGACGTGATGGACCACCTCGAGGCGGTCGGCGACCTGCTCTACCTGTACGGCCTGACCGCGTTGCCGTCGCTGCCGCGCGAGCTGCACGAGATGGTCAGCGTGCTCGACCAGCAGGCCAAGCTGACCGCCGACGCCATGCCGCGGCTGAAGTCGATGAAGGATCTCGAGGACTACTGGATCGAGTGCAACCGGCTGGAGAACGAGGGCGACCGGATCAACCGGCAGTTGCTGGTCCGGCTCTTCTCCGGTGAGTACGACGCGCTCACCGTGCTGAAGATGAAGGAGGTCGCCGACGAGCTGGAGGCCGCCTGCGACGCCTTCGAGCACGTGGCCAACACCGTCGAGACCATCGCGGTCAAGGAGTCCTGA
- the pstA gene encoding phosphate ABC transporter permease PstA, protein MTTTLTSHRPRPAAQPVTLRAKRLPKYAAPAIALAALLVATGIVYGAGIGGPVLVVVVGALLYLAGLFAAANAVEGRRSARNRTWSALIHSAFVLAVLPLASVVWTLVSKGAERLDGDFFNSSMNNIGPRDPNGGAYHAIVGTLEQVGIAALLTVPLGILCAIYIVEYGRGKFAFAIRFFVDVMTGIPSIVSGLFILAFWVLVVSPWFNDGRPGFSGFAAALALSVLMLPTVVRSTEEMLRLVPAPLREGAYALGVPKWKTILRVVLPTALPGIVTGVMLAIARAAGETAPVLLVAGGGAAINFNPFENNQSSLALFVYQQAGDASKYAPARAWTAALTLVALVLVLTIAAKLLARRNRLAR, encoded by the coding sequence ATGACCACCACCCTCACCTCCCACCGCCCCCGACCGGCGGCGCAGCCGGTCACGCTCCGGGCGAAGCGGCTCCCGAAGTACGCCGCACCCGCCATCGCGCTCGCCGCCCTGCTGGTCGCCACCGGGATCGTGTACGGCGCCGGCATCGGCGGCCCGGTGCTGGTCGTGGTCGTTGGCGCGCTGCTCTACCTGGCCGGCCTCTTCGCCGCCGCCAACGCGGTCGAGGGGCGCCGGTCGGCCCGCAACCGCACCTGGAGCGCGCTGATCCACTCGGCCTTCGTGCTGGCGGTGCTGCCGCTGGCCTCGGTGGTCTGGACGCTGGTCAGCAAGGGCGCCGAGCGGCTGGACGGCGACTTCTTCAACAGTTCGATGAACAACATCGGCCCCCGGGACCCGAACGGCGGGGCGTACCACGCCATCGTCGGGACGTTGGAGCAGGTGGGCATCGCCGCCCTGCTCACCGTCCCGCTCGGCATCCTCTGCGCCATCTACATCGTCGAGTACGGGCGCGGGAAGTTCGCCTTCGCGATCCGGTTCTTCGTCGACGTGATGACCGGCATTCCGTCGATCGTCTCCGGTCTGTTCATCCTGGCGTTCTGGGTGCTGGTCGTGTCGCCGTGGTTCAACGACGGTCGGCCCGGCTTCTCCGGCTTCGCCGCCGCGCTCGCGCTGAGCGTGCTGATGCTGCCGACCGTGGTCCGCTCCACCGAGGAGATGCTGCGTCTCGTCCCGGCGCCGCTGCGCGAGGGCGCGTACGCCCTCGGCGTGCCGAAGTGGAAGACCATCCTGCGGGTCGTGCTGCCGACGGCGCTGCCGGGCATCGTCACCGGCGTCATGCTCGCCATCGCGCGGGCCGCCGGCGAGACCGCCCCGGTGCTGCTCGTCGCCGGTGGCGGAGCGGCGATCAACTTCAACCCGTTCGAGAACAACCAGTCGTCGCTGGCCCTCTTCGTCTACCAGCAGGCCGGTGACGCGTCGAAGTACGCGCCGGCACGGGCCTGGACCGCGGCGTTGACCCTGGTCGCCCTCGTACTCGTCCTCACCATCGCGGCGAAGTTGCTGGCCCGTCGCAACCGGCTCGCCCGATGA
- a CDS encoding NUDIX hydrolase, whose product MTIDSDGFAAPAALVEHARRFRAEGGTPAVPRVAATVLLLRPAGDDFEVYVIRRVAAMAFGGMYAFPGGGVDRSDSQAHLDWAGPEPAEWAGRLGVAPAAAQAVVCAAAREVFEEAGVLLAGPDASTVVGDVSGDEWEAARQDLEARRVGFADLLAGRRLTLRSDLLLPWSRWITPEFEPRRFDTYFFVALLPEGQRTRDVSGEADHTMWIRPADALARAEAGELTMLPPTLVTLAQVVAAGDLAGVARASAGRDAATPVTPRLDLPDDGEPRFVLG is encoded by the coding sequence ATGACGATCGACAGTGACGGCTTCGCCGCCCCGGCCGCCCTGGTCGAGCACGCCCGCCGGTTCCGCGCCGAGGGCGGAACGCCGGCGGTGCCGCGGGTCGCGGCCACCGTGCTGCTGCTCCGCCCGGCCGGCGACGACTTCGAGGTGTACGTGATCCGCCGGGTCGCCGCGATGGCCTTCGGCGGGATGTACGCCTTCCCCGGCGGCGGGGTGGACCGCTCCGACTCGCAGGCGCACCTGGACTGGGCCGGCCCGGAGCCGGCGGAGTGGGCCGGCCGGCTGGGCGTGGCCCCGGCGGCCGCCCAGGCGGTGGTCTGCGCCGCCGCGCGGGAGGTCTTCGAGGAGGCCGGCGTGCTGCTGGCCGGCCCGGACGCCTCGACCGTGGTGGGTGATGTCAGCGGCGACGAGTGGGAGGCCGCCCGGCAGGACCTGGAGGCCCGCCGGGTGGGCTTCGCCGACCTGCTCGCCGGGCGGCGGCTGACCCTCCGGTCGGACCTGCTGCTGCCGTGGAGCCGGTGGATCACCCCGGAGTTCGAGCCGCGCCGCTTCGACACGTACTTCTTCGTGGCGCTGCTGCCCGAGGGGCAGCGGACCCGGGACGTCTCCGGCGAGGCCGACCACACCATGTGGATCCGCCCGGCGGACGCCCTCGCCCGGGCCGAGGCCGGCGAGCTGACCATGCTGCCGCCGACGCTGGTCACCCTGGCCCAGGTGGTCGCCGCCGGCGACCTGGCCGGCGTGGCGCGGGCGTCGGCCGGCCGGGACGCCGCCACCCCGGTCACCCCGCGCCTGGACCTCCCCGACGACGGCGAACCCCGCTTCGTGCTGGGCTGA
- a CDS encoding inorganic phosphate transporter, whose amino-acid sequence MTPELIAVLAVIVAALAFDYTNGFHDAANAIATSVSTRALTPRIALLLAAVGNFVGAHFGAGVAKTVGDGLVTLPTGVASLGVVFAGVLGAIAWNLITWYFGLPSSSSHALFGGLVGATLLATGGVVQWANIGQKVILPMILSPIVGLTLGYLLMLAILWLFRKGQPGRLNRGFRWAQTVSAAAMSIGHGMQDAAKTMGIVVLALYTGGFQDDKTHIPGWVFWTSATMLALGTYAGGWRIIRTLGRKIIDLGPPEGFAAETVASAVLYFNALVLKAPISTTHTITSAIMGVGATKRLSAVRWNVAGNIVLAWIITFPAAALIACLTYLVVRPLF is encoded by the coding sequence GTGACTCCCGAACTCATCGCCGTGCTGGCGGTGATCGTGGCGGCCTTGGCGTTCGACTACACCAACGGCTTCCACGACGCCGCCAACGCGATCGCGACCAGCGTCTCCACCCGGGCGCTGACACCCCGGATCGCCCTGCTGCTGGCCGCGGTCGGCAACTTCGTCGGCGCGCATTTCGGCGCGGGCGTGGCCAAGACCGTCGGTGACGGCCTGGTCACCCTGCCCACCGGCGTGGCCAGCCTGGGGGTGGTCTTCGCCGGGGTGCTCGGCGCGATCGCGTGGAACCTGATCACCTGGTACTTCGGCCTGCCGTCGTCCTCCTCGCACGCCCTCTTCGGCGGCCTGGTCGGGGCGACCCTGCTGGCCACCGGCGGCGTGGTGCAGTGGGCCAACATCGGCCAGAAGGTCATCCTCCCGATGATCCTGTCGCCGATCGTCGGCCTCACCCTCGGCTACCTGCTGATGCTGGCCATCCTCTGGCTGTTCCGGAAGGGGCAGCCGGGCAGGCTCAACCGGGGCTTCCGCTGGGCGCAGACCGTCTCCGCGGCGGCCATGTCGATCGGCCACGGCATGCAGGACGCCGCCAAGACCATGGGCATCGTGGTGCTGGCCCTCTACACCGGTGGTTTCCAGGACGACAAGACGCACATCCCCGGCTGGGTGTTCTGGACCTCGGCGACCATGCTGGCGCTGGGCACCTACGCGGGCGGCTGGCGGATCATCCGCACTCTCGGCCGCAAGATCATCGACCTGGGTCCGCCGGAGGGCTTCGCCGCCGAGACGGTGGCCAGCGCGGTGCTCTACTTCAACGCCCTGGTGCTGAAGGCCCCGATCTCCACCACCCACACGATCACCTCGGCGATCATGGGGGTGGGTGCCACCAAGCGGCTCTCCGCGGTGCGCTGGAACGTCGCGGGCAACATCGTGCTCGCCTGGATCATCACGTTCCCGGCGGCCGCGTTGATCGCCTGCCTGACCTACCTGGTGGTCCGGCCGCTGTTCTGA
- a CDS encoding Gfo/Idh/MocA family protein, whose product MTRWGILATGYIAGRFAEDLRLVPGAELLAVGSRTAESAERFAARHGIPRAYASWAGLAADPDLDVIYVATPHAAHHEATRVCLDAGRAVLVEKPFTLDLPSSTELVESARARGVFLMEAMWMRTNPLVLRVVELIADGAIGEVTSVRADFGAAGPFPPEHRMRARTLGGGALLDLGVYPVSLAHLLLGVPQHVHAWAKLGPEGVDENTGIVLGYDSGAIATLGCGMVGATAITASITGTTGRIDLPEPFYRPASAVLHRAGAEPETIPADLTGGGYQHEAAEVQRCLAAGLTESPLVPHSATCEVMGLLDGIRERIGVHYA is encoded by the coding sequence ATGACACGTTGGGGAATCCTGGCCACCGGGTACATCGCCGGCCGCTTCGCCGAGGACCTGCGCCTGGTGCCGGGGGCCGAACTGCTCGCGGTCGGGTCGCGGACCGCCGAGAGCGCCGAGCGGTTCGCCGCCCGGCACGGCATCCCCCGGGCGTACGCCTCGTGGGCGGGGCTGGCCGCCGACCCGGACCTCGACGTGATCTACGTGGCCACCCCGCACGCCGCCCACCACGAGGCGACCCGGGTCTGCCTGGACGCCGGCCGGGCGGTGCTGGTGGAGAAACCGTTCACCCTCGACCTGCCGAGCAGCACCGAACTGGTCGAGTCCGCCCGCGCCCGTGGGGTCTTCCTGATGGAGGCCATGTGGATGCGGACGAACCCGCTCGTCCTGCGGGTGGTCGAGTTGATCGCCGACGGGGCGATCGGCGAGGTGACCAGCGTCCGGGCCGACTTCGGCGCGGCCGGGCCGTTCCCGCCCGAGCACCGGATGCGGGCCCGCACCCTCGGCGGTGGAGCCCTGCTCGACCTCGGCGTCTACCCGGTGAGCCTGGCCCACCTGCTGCTCGGCGTGCCGCAGCACGTGCACGCCTGGGCGAAGCTCGGCCCGGAGGGCGTGGACGAGAACACCGGCATCGTCCTCGGGTACGACTCGGGCGCGATCGCCACGCTCGGCTGCGGCATGGTCGGCGCGACCGCGATCACCGCCTCGATCACCGGCACCACCGGCCGGATCGACCTGCCCGAGCCGTTCTACCGGCCGGCGTCGGCGGTGCTGCACCGGGCCGGCGCCGAGCCGGAGACCATCCCTGCCGACCTCACCGGCGGCGGCTACCAGCACGAGGCCGCCGAGGTGCAGCGCTGCCTGGCGGCGGGGCTGACCGAGAGCCCGCTGGTGCCGCACTCCGCCACGTGTGAGGTGATGGGGCTGCTGGACGGCATCCGGGAGCGGATCGGCGTGCACTACGCGTGA
- the sigJ gene encoding RNA polymerase sigma factor SigJ, with amino-acid sequence MPSGGEATVTVDAVSEFEAERGRLMAVAYRMLGSRSEAEDAVQETWLRYAGALGDPAARAEVRHLGGWLTTTCARICLDLLRSARVRRETYPGQWLPEPLVTPLGAAPEPDGFAPDPAERAVRRDQLGTALLVVLERLTPEQRVAFVLHDVFAVPFGQIAEALGTSPEAARQLASRARRAINTSDAPRHTADLAEQRRVVSAFVAATQSGDLAGLLRVLAPDVVLIGDGGGHAAAARNPIAGADKVARFTLGLFGQAARFGHRVRARPVLVDGALGLQIETTRSDGRMQRLVAAFAVDGGRITGIFNQLNPNKLTRVAEIGAGDGWPQGW; translated from the coding sequence ATGCCGTCGGGTGGGGAGGCGACTGTGACGGTGGACGCGGTGAGCGAGTTCGAGGCCGAACGTGGGCGGCTGATGGCGGTGGCGTACCGGATGCTGGGCAGCCGGAGCGAGGCCGAGGACGCCGTGCAGGAGACCTGGCTGCGCTACGCCGGCGCCCTCGGCGACCCGGCCGCCCGCGCCGAGGTGCGGCACCTGGGCGGCTGGCTCACCACCACCTGCGCCCGGATCTGCCTCGACCTGCTCCGCTCCGCCCGGGTACGCCGGGAGACGTACCCGGGGCAGTGGCTGCCCGAGCCGCTGGTGACCCCGCTGGGCGCGGCCCCGGAGCCGGACGGCTTCGCCCCCGATCCGGCCGAGCGGGCCGTCCGCCGCGACCAGCTCGGCACCGCCCTGCTGGTGGTGCTGGAACGGCTCACCCCCGAGCAGCGGGTGGCCTTCGTGCTGCACGACGTCTTCGCGGTGCCGTTCGGCCAGATCGCCGAGGCGCTCGGCACCAGCCCGGAGGCGGCCCGGCAGCTCGCCTCCCGGGCCCGTCGCGCGATCAACACCTCGGACGCGCCCCGGCACACCGCCGACCTGGCCGAGCAGCGGCGGGTGGTGTCCGCCTTCGTGGCCGCCACCCAGTCCGGCGACCTGGCGGGGCTGCTGCGGGTGCTGGCGCCGGACGTGGTGCTGATCGGCGACGGCGGCGGGCACGCCGCGGCGGCCCGCAACCCGATCGCCGGGGCCGACAAGGTCGCCCGGTTCACCCTCGGCCTCTTCGGCCAGGCCGCCCGCTTCGGCCACCGGGTGCGCGCCCGGCCCGTGCTGGTGGACGGGGCGCTCGGATTGCAGATCGAGACCACCCGGTCCGACGGGCGGATGCAGCGGCTGGTCGCCGCGTTCGCCGTGGACGGCGGGCGGATCACCGGCATCTTCAACCAGCTCAATCCGAACAAGCTGACCCGGGTGGCGGAGATCGGCGCCGGGGACGGCTGGCCGCAGGGCTGGTGA
- a CDS encoding PPK2 family polyphosphate kinase: MSAVDGSDIVPPEGGKMRDLLRVSPGAVDPRTVDPRSTPGLPATAGGGRARKAWAREQVELLGAELGEQQEMLFATAKAAGEPDAPASAPTTGGAELAPDRPGRVLLVLQAMDCGGKDGTVKRVAGAMNPLGLHIRSFGPPTEEELRHDFLWRIRRALPPPGYVGVFNRSHYEDVLVARVAELVPEATWRARYDEINAFEHELVDAGVTLVKVMLHISREEQGERLLERLTDPRKHWKYNPSDLDSRARWDDYQAAYAEALQRCGTEVAPWFVVPADRKWYRDWAVAHLLRETFAGLHLGYPAAGFDVERERERLRADDEGVKVNGG; encoded by the coding sequence ATGAGCGCAGTCGATGGATCGGACATCGTGCCACCCGAGGGCGGAAAGATGCGGGACCTGCTCCGGGTCTCACCGGGGGCGGTCGACCCGCGTACGGTCGATCCCCGCTCGACCCCGGGGCTGCCGGCGACGGCCGGCGGTGGCCGGGCGCGCAAGGCCTGGGCCCGGGAGCAGGTCGAGCTGCTCGGCGCGGAGCTGGGCGAACAGCAGGAGATGCTCTTCGCCACCGCGAAGGCCGCCGGCGAGCCGGACGCGCCCGCGTCGGCGCCCACCACGGGCGGCGCGGAGCTGGCCCCGGACCGGCCGGGCCGGGTGCTGCTGGTGCTCCAGGCGATGGACTGCGGCGGCAAGGACGGCACGGTCAAGCGGGTGGCGGGCGCGATGAACCCGCTGGGCCTGCACATCCGCTCGTTCGGCCCGCCCACCGAGGAGGAGCTGCGGCACGACTTCCTCTGGCGGATCCGGCGGGCGCTGCCTCCGCCCGGCTACGTGGGCGTGTTCAACCGCTCACACTACGAGGACGTGCTGGTGGCCCGGGTGGCGGAGCTGGTCCCGGAGGCCACCTGGCGGGCCCGGTACGACGAGATCAACGCCTTCGAGCACGAGCTGGTCGACGCCGGGGTGACCCTGGTCAAGGTGATGCTGCACATCTCCCGCGAGGAGCAGGGCGAGCGGCTGCTGGAGCGGCTGACCGACCCGCGCAAGCACTGGAAGTACAACCCGTCCGACCTCGATTCCCGGGCCCGCTGGGACGACTACCAGGCCGCGTATGCCGAGGCGCTCCAGCGGTGCGGCACGGAGGTCGCGCCCTGGTTCGTGGTGCCGGCGGACCGCAAGTGGTACCGGGACTGGGCCGTGGCCCACCTGCTGCGGGAGACGTTCGCCGGTCTGCATCTGGGGTATCCGGCTGCCGGTTTCGACGTCGAGCGGGAGCGCGAGCGGTTGCGGGCCGACGATGAAGGGGTGAAGGTGAACGGCGGGTGA
- the pstC gene encoding phosphate ABC transporter permease subunit PstC has protein sequence MGETPQRSADAGTGGIHVTESHDGPAGASARVAEAPVSTRTPGGAGLGGGGALPRARAFGAERAFRALTLAAGTAVLVIIAAIAFFLIAKAVPALQANTESFWTFEGWFPNDPEPKFGIGALAFGTVLSSALALLIAVPVALGIALYLSHYAPRRLGTALGFAIDLLAAVPSVVFGLWGRDVFIGPVRDFSAWLNQYFGWVPLFGGDGPFGRSIMLGALVLAIMVLPIITSLSREVFLQTPTANEEAALALGATRWEMLRTAVLPYGRPGIIAAVMLGLGRALGETIALALTLGATFGISFNLIENGGNTIAANIANAFGEANDTGRGALIASGLVLFAITLIVNITARAIIYRRREFTESAA, from the coding sequence ATGGGTGAAACCCCTCAGCGCTCGGCCGACGCCGGCACCGGCGGGATCCACGTGACCGAGAGTCACGACGGGCCCGCCGGTGCCTCGGCGCGTGTGGCCGAGGCACCAGTCAGCACCCGTACCCCGGGCGGAGCCGGGCTGGGCGGCGGTGGCGCGCTGCCCCGGGCCCGGGCCTTCGGTGCCGAGCGGGCCTTCCGCGCCCTCACCCTGGCCGCCGGCACGGCCGTCCTGGTCATCATCGCGGCGATCGCGTTCTTCCTGATCGCCAAGGCGGTCCCGGCGCTGCAGGCCAACACCGAGAGCTTCTGGACCTTCGAGGGCTGGTTCCCCAACGACCCGGAACCGAAATTCGGCATCGGCGCGCTCGCCTTCGGCACCGTGCTCAGCTCCGCGCTGGCCCTGCTGATCGCGGTGCCGGTGGCCCTGGGCATCGCGCTCTACCTGTCCCACTACGCGCCGCGCCGGCTCGGCACCGCGCTCGGCTTCGCGATCGACCTGCTCGCCGCGGTGCCGAGCGTCGTCTTCGGCCTCTGGGGTCGAGACGTCTTCATCGGCCCGGTCCGCGACTTCTCGGCCTGGCTGAACCAGTACTTCGGCTGGGTCCCGCTCTTCGGCGGCGACGGACCGTTCGGGCGGTCGATCATGCTCGGAGCGCTGGTGCTGGCGATCATGGTCCTGCCGATCATCACCTCGCTCTCCCGCGAGGTGTTCCTCCAGACCCCGACCGCGAACGAGGAGGCCGCCCTCGCGCTGGGCGCCACCCGCTGGGAGATGCTCCGCACCGCGGTGCTGCCCTACGGGCGTCCCGGCATCATCGCCGCGGTGATGCTCGGCCTGGGTCGGGCGCTCGGCGAGACCATCGCGCTGGCGCTGACCCTCGGCGCCACCTTCGGAATCTCGTTCAACCTCATCGAGAACGGCGGAAACACCATCGCCGCCAACATCGCCAACGCGTTCGGCGAGGCGAACGACACCGGACGGGGTGCGCTGATCGCCTCCGGCCTGGTCCTGTTCGCCATCACGCTGATCGTCAACATCACGGCGCGGGCGATCATCTACCGCCGCCGGGAGTTCACGGAGTCGGCCGCATGA
- the mshD gene encoding mycothiol synthase, with protein sequence MSSAEPTTDRVARADRLAPAEVAEALALARLAGDADGADPFDEHTLLRLRDPEAPAVHLTARATDGTLTGYAHVDTSEPGVGVGAELAVHPAYRRRGTGRALARGVLAAASGPVRAWAHGDHPSAAALAVDLGFTRARVLWQLRRSLAAALPAPRLPDGVVLRAFRPGADDEAWLALNTRAFAAHPEQGRWTPADLRARLAEPWFDPAGFLLAVEQASGRLLGFHWTKVHERPGSARIGEVYVLGVDPSAHGGGLGRALTTAGLAHLRDARGLDRVMLYVDESNSSAVALYERIGFARWCGHVNYQLG encoded by the coding sequence GTGAGCAGCGCGGAACCGACGACCGACCGGGTGGCCCGGGCCGACCGACTCGCCCCGGCCGAGGTGGCCGAGGCCCTGGCGCTGGCCCGCCTCGCCGGCGACGCCGACGGCGCGGACCCGTTCGACGAGCACACGCTGCTGCGGCTGCGGGACCCGGAGGCGCCGGCCGTGCACCTGACCGCCCGCGCCACCGACGGCACCCTGACCGGGTACGCCCACGTGGACACCTCCGAGCCGGGGGTCGGCGTCGGCGCGGAGCTGGCGGTCCATCCGGCGTACCGGCGGCGGGGCACCGGCCGGGCGCTGGCCCGGGGCGTACTGGCGGCGGCGTCCGGGCCGGTGCGGGCCTGGGCGCACGGGGACCACCCGTCCGCCGCGGCGCTCGCCGTCGACCTGGGCTTCACCCGCGCCCGGGTGCTCTGGCAGCTGCGCCGCTCGCTGGCCGCCGCGCTGCCCGCGCCCCGGCTGCCGGACGGCGTCGTGCTGCGCGCCTTCCGCCCCGGCGCGGACGACGAGGCCTGGCTCGCGCTGAACACCCGCGCCTTCGCCGCGCACCCGGAGCAGGGCCGGTGGACCCCGGCCGACCTGCGCGCCCGGCTGGCCGAACCGTGGTTCGACCCGGCCGGCTTCCTGCTCGCCGTCGAGCAGGCCAGCGGCCGGCTGCTCGGCTTCCACTGGACCAAGGTGCACGAACGTCCCGGCTCGGCCCGGATCGGCGAGGTCTACGTGCTCGGGGTGGACCCGTCGGCGCACGGCGGCGGGCTCGGCCGGGCGCTGACCACCGCCGGCCTGGCCCACCTGCGGGACGCGCGCGGGCTGGACCGGGTGATGCTCTACGTCGACGAGTCGAACAGCAGCGCGGTGGCGCTCTACGAGCGGATCGGTTTCGCCCGCTGGTGCGGGCACGTCAACTACCAGCTGGGCTGA
- the pstS gene encoding phosphate ABC transporter substrate-binding protein PstS, with protein MKLQRHGTIACLALTAVLGLSACGSDNNEPAGTSASGSASAADCAKGTLNAQGSSAQKNAMAEWIKAYQQKCGGTTINYEPSGSGAGVQAFIAGTADFAGSDSALKEEEQPQADAKCAGGKAIHLPMVIGPVAVAYNVSGVDNLQLKPATLAKIFAGKVTKWDDPAIKADNPDAKLPATAIQTAHRSDSSGTTDNFTGFLAKTAEADWTFDKAKEWKAPGGTAGKGNDGVASVIKGADGTIGYVEMSFAENAGLKMAKIGNGAGEFAELTLENAGKTIDGAEVTGTGDDLKMKIDYNTKQAGAYPIVLVTYEIVCSKGLAADKLPLVKSFLGYTASTEGQKVLSEIGYAPLPESVRAKVETAAKNIS; from the coding sequence GTGAAGCTCCAGCGGCACGGCACCATCGCCTGCCTCGCTCTTACCGCGGTGCTCGGTCTCAGTGCATGCGGCTCGGACAACAACGAGCCGGCCGGCACGTCCGCCTCGGGTTCCGCCAGTGCGGCGGACTGCGCCAAGGGCACGCTGAACGCGCAGGGCTCCTCCGCGCAGAAGAACGCCATGGCCGAGTGGATCAAGGCGTACCAGCAGAAGTGCGGCGGTACGACGATCAACTACGAGCCGAGCGGCTCGGGCGCCGGCGTCCAGGCCTTCATCGCCGGCACCGCCGACTTCGCCGGCTCCGACTCCGCCCTGAAGGAGGAGGAGCAGCCGCAGGCCGACGCCAAGTGCGCCGGGGGCAAGGCCATCCACCTGCCGATGGTGATCGGCCCGGTCGCGGTCGCCTACAACGTCAGCGGCGTGGACAACCTGCAGCTCAAGCCGGCCACCCTGGCGAAGATCTTCGCCGGCAAGGTCACCAAGTGGGACGACCCGGCCATCAAGGCCGACAACCCGGACGCCAAGCTGCCCGCCACCGCGATCCAGACCGCGCACCGGTCGGACTCCTCCGGCACCACCGACAACTTCACGGGCTTCCTGGCCAAGACCGCCGAGGCCGACTGGACCTTCGACAAGGCCAAGGAGTGGAAGGCCCCCGGCGGCACCGCCGGCAAGGGCAACGACGGCGTTGCCAGCGTCATCAAGGGCGCCGACGGCACCATCGGCTACGTCGAGATGTCGTTCGCCGAGAACGCCGGCCTGAAGATGGCGAAGATCGGCAACGGCGCGGGCGAGTTCGCCGAGCTGACCCTGGAGAACGCCGGCAAGACCATCGACGGCGCCGAGGTCACCGGCACGGGCGACGACCTCAAGATGAAGATCGACTACAACACCAAGCAGGCCGGCGCCTACCCGATCGTCCTGGTGACCTACGAGATCGTCTGCTCCAAGGGCCTCGCCGCCGACAAGCTCCCGCTGGTCAAGAGCTTCCTCGGCTACACCGCGAGCACCGAGGGCCAGAAGGTGCTGAGCGAGATCGGCTACGCCCCGCTGCCCGAGTCGGTCCGCGCCAAGGTCGAGACCGCGGCCAAGAACATCTCCTGA
- the pstB gene encoding phosphate ABC transporter ATP-binding protein PstB, translated as MAKRIDATNVTAYYGGFKAIENINLTVEPKTVTALIGPSGCGKSTFLRSINRMHEVLPGARVEGSLTIDGQDIYDRDVDVTAVRRMIGMVFQRPNPFPTMSIFENVVAGLRLNGVRRKSILDEAAEKALRSANLWDEVKDRLGKPGAGLSGGQQQRLCIARTIAVEPQVVLMDEPCSALDPISTLAIEDLMFQLKDKFTIIIVTHNMQQAARVSDRTAFFSIEKTGDPGRLIEYDNTQKIFSNPSVKKTEDYITGRFG; from the coding sequence ATGGCCAAGCGCATCGACGCCACCAACGTCACCGCCTACTACGGCGGCTTCAAGGCGATTGAGAACATCAACCTGACCGTCGAGCCCAAGACGGTGACCGCCCTGATCGGCCCGTCCGGCTGCGGCAAGTCCACCTTCCTGCGCTCGATCAACCGGATGCACGAGGTGCTCCCCGGCGCCCGGGTCGAGGGCAGCCTGACCATCGACGGTCAGGACATCTACGACCGCGACGTCGACGTCACCGCGGTGCGTCGCATGATCGGCATGGTCTTCCAGCGGCCGAACCCGTTCCCGACCATGAGCATCTTCGAGAACGTGGTGGCCGGGCTGCGCCTCAACGGCGTCCGCCGCAAGTCGATCCTGGACGAGGCCGCCGAGAAGGCGCTGCGCTCGGCCAACCTCTGGGACGAGGTGAAGGACCGGCTGGGCAAGCCGGGGGCGGGCCTCTCCGGCGGTCAGCAGCAGCGGCTCTGCATCGCCCGCACGATCGCGGTCGAGCCGCAGGTGGTGCTGATGGACGAGCCCTGCTCGGCGCTGGACCCGATCTCCACGCTGGCCATCGAGGACCTGATGTTCCAGCTCAAGGACAAGTTCACCATCATCATCGTCACGCACAACATGCAGCAGGCCGCCCGGGTGTCGGACCGGACCGCCTTCTTCTCGATTGAGAAGACCGGCGACCCGGGCCGGCTGATCGAGTACGACAACACGCAGAAGATCTTCAGCAACCCGAGCGTGAAGAAGACCGAGGACTACATCACCGGCCGCTTCGGCTGA